One Campylobacter concisus DNA window includes the following coding sequences:
- a CDS encoding BCCT family transporter, which produces MFKFQRSKFNNSVFIPSLVIIFLIAAFAAIFPNFSNEFFKGMQNYIAAKFGWFYILVVAVILLSVIILGFSKLGEIKLGADHVKPEHKNISWFSMLFAAGMGIGLVFFGVAEPLMHYLNPPVGDAQTIAAQKLALNITFFHWGMSAWSVYAIVALILAFFSYRHGLPLTLRSAFYPIIGDKIYGKIGSAIDTFAVVATLFGVATSLGYGVLQVNAGLTHVFGLPTMHITLLIVLCFAATISAASGVDKGIKILSNANIALAICFMFLILFLGDTTQLLKSFVQNSGDYISTLISNTFNLYAYERQNESWLGGWTLLYWAWWLSWSPFVGLFIAKISKGRTIREFVIGVLLVPTGFTFAWMSFFGNSAISLVQNGFSQLATTVNSDSASALFMFLEKFSFSGVLSVIAVFMIVIFFVTSADSAAIVMNMLCSNGKDDTPVWQKVFWGVTVGVVAAFLMLAGGLGSLQALTITTALPFSIVLLGAIYGLFKALRVDLTKKETNNFSNMPISDLSKPWQERLSAIITLPGKKDGKKFLNEVVLKAFNELKEEFAKNGLEAKVTNNENFVNLNVGLGDEMDFRYGVYLTKSQSPDYTRELDGDDLYYRAEVYLKEGGQDYDVLGWSEATLINDVIEQYRKHMQFLHVVRE; this is translated from the coding sequence ATGTTTAAATTTCAAAGGTCAAAATTTAACAACTCAGTATTTATCCCATCGCTTGTTATCATATTTTTAATAGCGGCATTTGCAGCGATATTTCCAAATTTCTCAAATGAGTTTTTTAAGGGTATGCAAAACTACATCGCGGCCAAATTTGGCTGGTTTTATATCCTAGTCGTTGCCGTCATACTGCTAAGCGTCATCATTCTTGGCTTTAGTAAGCTTGGCGAGATCAAGCTTGGAGCTGACCATGTAAAGCCAGAGCACAAAAATATCTCGTGGTTTTCTATGCTTTTTGCCGCTGGCATGGGCATAGGTCTAGTATTTTTTGGTGTGGCCGAGCCGCTCATGCACTATCTAAACCCACCAGTTGGCGACGCGCAAACTATCGCAGCGCAAAAGCTTGCGTTGAATATCACATTTTTTCACTGGGGCATGAGCGCATGGTCAGTTTATGCTATCGTAGCGCTAATTCTAGCCTTTTTCTCGTATAGACACGGCTTGCCACTCACGCTTAGATCGGCATTTTATCCGATCATCGGAGATAAAATTTACGGCAAGATAGGTAGTGCCATCGATACATTTGCCGTCGTAGCGACCCTTTTTGGCGTGGCGACATCGCTGGGATATGGCGTACTTCAGGTAAATGCTGGCCTTACGCACGTTTTTGGCCTGCCGACTATGCATATCACGCTTCTAATAGTGCTTTGTTTTGCAGCTACTATCTCAGCGGCAAGCGGCGTGGATAAGGGCATCAAGATCTTATCAAACGCAAATATCGCGCTAGCTATATGTTTTATGTTTTTGATACTATTTTTGGGCGATACGACGCAGCTTCTAAAGTCGTTTGTGCAAAACAGCGGCGACTACATCTCTACGCTCATCTCAAACACTTTTAACCTCTACGCCTATGAGAGGCAAAACGAGAGCTGGCTTGGCGGTTGGACGCTGCTATACTGGGCTTGGTGGCTATCTTGGTCGCCATTTGTGGGGCTATTCATCGCTAAAATTTCAAAGGGTAGAACGATCAGAGAATTTGTGATCGGCGTGCTTTTAGTGCCAACTGGCTTTACCTTTGCTTGGATGAGCTTCTTTGGCAACTCGGCGATCTCACTCGTGCAAAATGGCTTTAGCCAGCTAGCAACGACCGTAAATTCTGACTCAGCCTCAGCGCTATTTATGTTTTTAGAGAAATTTAGCTTCTCAGGCGTGCTAAGCGTGATCGCAGTCTTTATGATCGTCATATTTTTCGTCACTTCTGCTGACTCAGCAGCGATCGTGATGAATATGCTTTGCTCAAACGGCAAGGATGATACACCAGTTTGGCAAAAGGTCTTTTGGGGCGTTACAGTGGGCGTCGTGGCAGCATTTTTGATGCTAGCTGGTGGTCTTGGCTCACTTCAGGCACTTACGATCACCACAGCACTGCCATTTTCCATAGTGCTACTTGGCGCCATTTATGGGCTATTTAAGGCGTTACGTGTGGATCTAACCAAAAAAGAGACAAATAACTTTAGCAACATGCCCATTAGTGATCTTTCAAAGCCGTGGCAAGAGCGCCTAAGTGCGATCATTACGCTGCCAGGCAAGAAAGATGGCAAGAAATTTTTAAACGAAGTCGTGCTAAAAGCGTTTAACGAGCTAAAAGAGGAATTTGCCAAAAACGGCCTTGAAGCAAAGGTCACAAATAACGAAAATTTTGTAAATTTAAACGTTGGACTTGGCGATGAGATGGACTTTAGATATGGCGTCTATCTCACCAAGAGCCAGAGCCCAGACTACACTAGAGAGCTTGACGGCGACGATCTTTACTACAGAGCTGAAGTCTATCTAAAAGAGGGCGGTCAGGACTACGACGTGCTTGGCTGGAGCGAAGCCACGCTGATAAATGACGTCATCGAGCAATACCGCAAACATATGCAGTTCTTGCATGTCGTGAGAGAGTAA
- a CDS encoding DKNYY domain-containing protein: MRKIATKILYLFVILTLFFVLAMLYLWREGEYQRGFANIDSSEFYRSPEGKIYVQISGSGKYELKGVDEASFRVLKLKHAYDYSNVAADKNHIYCAREILPGLDPKSAKVLGNGYISDGKISYYCATRSEKEAGFNEFGAIMKNLVHVFIKSYDDSPYFYRTKLVESANLEPIFDAGFARDGGTLYYKGEKLDADPNELRYITTENGAASGYYTDGKSLFLGFYRLDARYSDGTRQICYDPKHDIEYLFEPKSGVVFANEHKFSAQNMPYSAIYSVDNMHSFWPLFASKDGIYFWDGSKNEQAKISDYQLKGELKRLYADVFVDESSAYFLQQGEEWRRSKHGRHLEAQTVSLYKFAPSSSWREVGLVKDGEYGAVYANGEKVYFFSKIKPFYGIKHSVYEVADLSVIEILTRASKELSAKDISEMIKRGELVEASGEEVARSRIEYDSPKIILYITFGIAFVVIVLTTLAKPKRDKRDLR, from the coding sequence ATGAGAAAAATTGCGACTAAGATACTTTATCTTTTTGTCATTTTGACGCTATTTTTTGTTTTGGCGATGCTTTATCTGTGGCGTGAGGGCGAGTATCAAAGAGGCTTTGCAAACATTGATAGTAGCGAGTTTTACCGCTCGCCTGAGGGTAAAATTTACGTTCAAATTTCAGGCAGTGGCAAGTATGAGCTAAAAGGCGTCGATGAGGCTAGTTTTAGGGTCTTAAAGCTAAAACACGCATACGACTACTCAAATGTGGCAGCTGATAAAAATCATATCTATTGCGCTAGGGAAATTTTGCCAGGTCTTGATCCAAAAAGTGCCAAAGTGCTTGGCAATGGCTATATAAGTGATGGCAAGATAAGCTATTATTGCGCCACTAGAAGCGAGAAAGAGGCGGGATTTAACGAATTTGGCGCCATTATGAAAAACCTTGTTCACGTTTTTATAAAAAGCTACGATGATAGCCCTTATTTTTACAGGACAAAGCTGGTTGAAAGTGCAAATTTGGAGCCTATATTTGACGCTGGCTTTGCAAGAGACGGCGGCACGCTTTACTACAAGGGCGAAAAGCTTGACGCAGATCCTAACGAGCTAAGATACATCACGACAGAAAACGGCGCTGCTAGCGGATATTACACAGATGGCAAAAGCTTGTTTTTAGGCTTTTATAGGCTTGATGCAAGATATTCAGATGGGACGCGCCAGATATGCTATGACCCAAAGCACGATATAGAATATCTTTTTGAGCCAAAAAGTGGGGTGGTGTTTGCAAATGAGCATAAATTTAGCGCTCAAAATATGCCTTATAGCGCCATTTATAGCGTGGATAATATGCACTCGTTTTGGCCTCTTTTTGCCAGCAAAGATGGAATTTACTTTTGGGATGGCAGTAAAAACGAGCAGGCTAAAATTTCAGACTACCAGCTAAAAGGCGAGCTAAAAAGGCTCTATGCTGATGTTTTTGTAGATGAGAGCTCAGCGTATTTCTTACAGCAAGGCGAAGAGTGGCGGCGCTCAAAGCATGGCAGGCACTTAGAGGCGCAAACAGTCTCTTTATATAAATTTGCCCCAAGCTCATCTTGGCGCGAAGTAGGGCTGGTAAAAGATGGCGAGTATGGCGCAGTTTATGCAAATGGCGAGAAGGTCTATTTTTTTAGCAAGATAAAGCCATTTTATGGCATAAAGCATAGTGTTTATGAGGTGGCTGATCTTAGTGTCATAGAAATTTTAACAAGAGCGTCTAAAGAGCTTAGCGCAAAAGATATCAGCGAGATGATAAAGCGCGGCGAGCTAGTGGAGGCAAGTGGCGAAGAGGTCGCAAGATCTAGGATAGAGTATGACTCGCCAAAGATCATTTTGTATATCACATTTGGCATCGCTTTTGTCGTCATAGTGCTAACAACTCTTGCAAAACCAAAGAGAGATAAAAGAGACTTGAGATAA
- a CDS encoding DKNYY domain-containing protein, translating to MLKKHPLISVVIAIVVIFFATYFFIFGLVSILDDDIGDSKELNNSFFYVKDDKVYALVPSGGKFELIGVRASKFRYIDTGKYDNRNVGASDKVVYCGNLVMSGLDPNGVRALGNGYFGDGNVTYFCDSASETNLEISALKEFWDILSHKMFKTPKAQTHIYKFRQVDNANLAAILGFGYASDGVKVYHEGKELEGANASKMRYIEQISGRKSVHFTTDGENVYYDSTKLRIKFSPQMRDIGEIWRIHYLYEPNSGMVYANDHEFDPKFAPYEPLFNLEDRHTYHALFRGKGGIYHWERKWQWYNSIDEGEFVRDGDDPFKGEITPLYGDVVISDGKTYFLKTYEIWHNTKNDHSLSSRHTCIVRLDTKEQWRKIGLVRNDGYGAVYANGDKTYYFDNVGYGWRFNSSVYDINDLGVVEILTRPYGPNVKNLKLDEIVKMVDQGAMTPAEGEVVIDAISDFDDYSQKYAYWIFLAIAFVASVVGAIFKNKKQKSELKKRVDDYR from the coding sequence ATGCTAAAAAAACATCCGCTAATCTCTGTAGTGATCGCCATTGTTGTGATATTTTTTGCTACCTACTTTTTTATCTTTGGGTTAGTTTCTATTTTAGATGATGACATTGGCGATAGTAAAGAGCTAAATAATAGCTTTTTTTACGTCAAAGATGACAAAGTCTATGCCTTGGTGCCAAGTGGGGGTAAATTTGAGCTAATAGGCGTGAGGGCCAGTAAATTTAGATACATCGACACTGGCAAATACGACAACAGAAACGTTGGCGCTAGCGATAAGGTGGTGTATTGCGGTAACCTTGTGATGAGTGGGCTTGATCCAAATGGCGTTAGAGCGCTTGGCAATGGCTACTTTGGTGATGGCAATGTAACATACTTTTGCGATAGCGCAAGTGAGACAAACCTTGAAATATCCGCACTTAAAGAGTTTTGGGATATCCTCTCACATAAAATGTTTAAAACCCCAAAAGCGCAAACCCATATCTATAAATTTAGGCAGGTTGATAACGCAAATTTAGCAGCGATCTTGGGCTTTGGCTATGCAAGCGACGGAGTAAAGGTCTATCATGAGGGCAAAGAGCTAGAGGGCGCAAATGCCAGCAAGATGCGTTATATCGAGCAGATATCTGGCAGAAAGAGCGTGCATTTTACGACTGATGGGGAAAATGTCTATTACGACAGCACAAAGCTAAGGATCAAATTTAGCCCGCAAATGCGTGATATCGGCGAGATATGGCGCATTCACTATCTTTATGAGCCAAATTCTGGAATGGTCTATGCAAACGACCATGAATTTGACCCAAAATTTGCCCCATACGAGCCACTTTTTAACCTAGAAGACAGGCACACCTATCATGCGCTCTTTCGTGGCAAAGGCGGTATCTATCACTGGGAGCGAAAGTGGCAGTGGTATAACAGCATAGATGAGGGCGAGTTTGTAAGAGACGGAGACGATCCTTTTAAAGGCGAGATAACGCCGCTATATGGCGACGTGGTGATAAGTGATGGCAAGACATATTTTCTAAAAACCTATGAAATTTGGCACAACACAAAAAATGATCACAGCCTAAGCTCACGCCACACGTGTATTGTTAGGCTTGATACAAAAGAGCAGTGGCGAAAGATAGGGCTTGTAAGAAACGATGGCTACGGAGCAGTTTATGCAAACGGCGATAAGACATATTATTTTGATAACGTCGGCTACGGCTGGCGTTTTAACAGCAGTGTTTATGATATAAACGACCTTGGCGTGGTTGAAATTCTCACTCGTCCTTATGGTCCAAATGTTAAGAATTTAAAACTTGATGAGATAGTAAAAATGGTAGATCAAGGCGCTATGACGCCAGCTGAGGGCGAGGTGGTGATCGATGCGATAAGCGACTTTGATGATTACTCGCAAAAATATGCCTACTGGATATTTCTTGCCATTGCATTTGTGGCCTCGGTAGTTGGCGCTATTTTTAAAAATAAAAAGCAAAAAAGCGAGCTTAAAAAAAGGGTGGATGATTATAGATAA
- a CDS encoding sodium-dependent transporter, whose translation MDRKSWSSRLTYILAVAGATVGFGATWRFPYLVGQNGGGAYVLVFCIAMIVIGIPMILVENAIGRRLKCNAVDAFGGTVNGKKISKKWQIVGWMGLVGAFGIMAYYMVIGGWVLNYIAQISFGLLDLSHIVSFEQTSAFYEQNIVSNPLAISFATLVFVLVNYAILVQGAVGGIERSAKYLMPLLFILMLVMIAKNITLGGAMEGVKFYLTPDFSKINLKLFVEVLGQVFFALSLGFGVMITLSSFVKKDEGLVKISIITGILNTVIAVLAGFMIFPSLFSYGVSPDSGPSLVFKSLPIVFSHMPFGGFFAVAFFALLMIAALTTSLPIYEVIITTLQEKFKIKRKKAIFLVLSVIFVLGNLPSLMATNLLSHVSIFGKNIFDAYDAISATIFFVLTSLGCAIFVGWVLKDEAKKEILQGSEKYAKLINIWFFYIKFIVPFVILVLFISSFYDNFLK comes from the coding sequence ATGGATAGAAAATCGTGGAGTTCAAGACTTACATACATTTTAGCTGTTGCAGGGGCTACGGTCGGTTTTGGCGCGACGTGGCGTTTTCCTTACTTGGTCGGTCAAAACGGCGGTGGGGCCTATGTTTTGGTATTTTGCATAGCGATGATAGTCATTGGTATTCCTATGATTTTGGTTGAAAACGCCATCGGCAGGCGCCTAAAGTGCAACGCCGTTGATGCATTTGGCGGCACAGTAAATGGCAAAAAGATTAGCAAAAAGTGGCAGATAGTTGGCTGGATGGGGCTTGTTGGCGCATTTGGCATCATGGCTTATTATATGGTTATCGGAGGCTGGGTCTTAAACTATATCGCTCAAATTTCATTTGGCCTGCTTGATCTCTCGCACATCGTGAGCTTTGAGCAAACTAGCGCATTTTACGAGCAAAATATTGTCAGCAACCCGCTTGCCATCAGCTTTGCGACCCTTGTTTTTGTTCTGGTTAATTACGCTATCTTGGTGCAAGGCGCAGTTGGCGGCATCGAGCGCTCAGCAAAATACCTAATGCCGCTTCTTTTTATCTTGATGCTCGTCATGATCGCTAAAAACATCACGCTTGGGGGTGCGATGGAGGGTGTGAAATTTTACTTAACGCCTGATTTTTCAAAGATAAATTTAAAGCTTTTTGTTGAGGTTTTGGGACAGGTTTTCTTTGCGCTTTCGCTTGGATTTGGCGTGATGATAACGCTCTCAAGCTTTGTTAAAAAAGACGAAGGCTTAGTTAAAATTTCTATCATCACAGGTATCTTAAACACCGTCATAGCCGTGCTTGCTGGCTTTATGATATTTCCGTCGCTCTTTAGCTACGGCGTCTCGCCAGATAGCGGGCCGAGCCTAGTTTTCAAGTCGCTTCCGATCGTCTTTTCGCACATGCCTTTTGGCGGATTTTTCGCGGTTGCATTTTTTGCGCTGCTTATGATCGCTGCGCTTACGACGTCGCTACCGATATATGAAGTGATCATTACAACGTTGCAAGAGAAATTTAAGATAAAACGCAAAAAAGCGATATTTTTAGTGCTTAGCGTTATCTTTGTGCTTGGGAATTTGCCCTCACTTATGGCTACAAATTTACTAAGTCATGTGAGCATTTTTGGTAAAAATATCTTTGACGCATACGACGCGATAAGTGCGACCATATTTTTCGTGCTGACCTCGCTTGGATGTGCGATATTTGTGGGCTGGGTGCTAAAAGATGAAGCGAAAAAAGAGATATTGCAAGGCAGCGAAAAATACGCAAAGCTTATAAATATTTGGTTTTTCTACATTAAATTTATCGTGCCTTTTGTCATTTTGGTGCTATTTATCAGCAGTTTTTACGACAACTTTTTGAAGTGA
- the abc-f gene encoding ribosomal protection-like ABC-F family protein codes for MALIDLIDVSKKFGANEILNSVSLSVNENEKIAIIGKNGSGKSTLMKIISGEVVADSGRRIVQSLISVEMLAQNPNFNATFSVRDALNNELKEIFDAISEYEKSGVLLANDPENKEILKEQERLLKFIEAKDGWNIEHKIERILQEFKLKEYENRPICSLSGGEIRRVALGALILKKPDVLLLDEPTNHLDVYMVKFLEDMLKSSNQSIVFISHDRYFIDALATRCVEVEDASLKNFEGGYANYLTKKEEILASLAKSHETLLKQLKAEEEWLRRGVKARLKRNEGRKERVLAMREEAKKNPGVIRRVRLELERASKNFNQTQSQNRKKMLFEFKNLGKSIDGKVLFEKFDARILQGERIAIVGRNGSGKSTLLKILLGLEKQSSGEIKRGEASIGYFDQARNVLDDDKSLIETFCPNGGDHVLVRGRNMHVYGYLKNFLFPKEFLDKKIGVLSGGEKNRVALAMLFTKTYDVLVLDEPTNDLDIATINILEDYLQSFEGAILLVSHDRYFVDKMANKLWAFEGTKINVLHEEYSVYLELEDEMKELDKFEKELANSQNEAKQKSKSGAKLSYKQTQILNTYPDKISALEARVAELNEGLSDPKIYQEVGLTKLYEELESAKAELESLENEYFEVLEIAEELE; via the coding sequence ATGGCATTAATCGACCTAATAGACGTAAGTAAAAAATTTGGCGCAAATGAAATTTTAAACAGCGTAAGCCTTAGTGTAAATGAAAATGAAAAGATAGCGATCATCGGCAAAAATGGCAGCGGCAAGAGCACGCTTATGAAGATCATCTCTGGCGAGGTGGTAGCTGATAGCGGCAGACGCATAGTGCAGAGCTTGATAAGCGTCGAGATGCTAGCGCAAAATCCAAATTTTAACGCCACATTTAGCGTAAGAGATGCGCTAAATAACGAGCTAAAAGAGATATTTGACGCGATAAGCGAGTATGAAAAAAGTGGCGTTTTACTAGCAAACGACCCAGAGAACAAAGAAATTTTAAAAGAGCAAGAGAGGCTTTTAAAATTTATAGAGGCAAAGGACGGCTGGAATATCGAGCACAAGATCGAGCGAATTTTGCAAGAATTTAAGCTAAAAGAGTATGAAAACAGACCCATTTGCTCGCTAAGTGGTGGCGAGATCAGGCGCGTGGCACTGGGCGCGCTCATCCTTAAAAAGCCAGATGTGCTGCTGCTTGATGAGCCTACAAACCACCTTGATGTCTATATGGTCAAATTTCTTGAAGATATGCTTAAAAGCTCAAATCAAAGCATAGTTTTTATAAGTCACGATAGATATTTTATCGATGCGCTCGCTACTAGGTGCGTTGAGGTCGAGGATGCAAGCTTAAAAAATTTCGAGGGCGGATATGCAAACTATCTAACCAAAAAAGAGGAAATTTTAGCAAGCCTTGCAAAGTCGCATGAGACGCTGCTAAAGCAGCTAAAGGCTGAAGAGGAGTGGCTAAGGCGCGGCGTAAAAGCTAGGCTAAAGCGAAACGAGGGCAGAAAAGAGCGGGTGCTTGCTATGCGTGAAGAGGCGAAGAAAAATCCAGGTGTGATAAGGCGAGTGAGGCTAGAGCTTGAGCGTGCGAGTAAAAATTTCAACCAAACGCAGAGCCAAAACCGCAAAAAAATGCTCTTTGAGTTTAAAAATTTAGGCAAAAGCATAGATGGCAAGGTGCTTTTTGAAAAATTTGACGCAAGAATCTTGCAGGGCGAGAGGATCGCCATAGTCGGACGAAATGGCAGTGGCAAAAGCACGCTACTTAAAATTTTGCTAGGGCTTGAAAAACAAAGCAGCGGCGAGATAAAAAGGGGCGAGGCGAGTATCGGCTACTTTGATCAGGCTAGAAATGTCCTTGATGATGATAAGAGCCTTATAGAGACATTTTGCCCAAACGGCGGCGACCACGTGCTAGTTCGTGGGCGAAATATGCACGTTTATGGTTATCTTAAAAATTTTCTCTTTCCAAAGGAATTTTTAGATAAAAAGATAGGCGTTTTAAGTGGTGGCGAGAAAAACCGCGTGGCACTGGCGATGCTTTTTACTAAAACTTACGATGTGCTGGTGCTTGACGAGCCGACAAACGATCTTGATATCGCAACTATCAACATATTAGAAGACTACTTGCAAAGCTTTGAGGGGGCTATCTTGCTAGTTAGCCACGATAGATATTTTGTCGATAAGATGGCAAATAAGCTCTGGGCGTTTGAGGGCACAAAGATAAATGTCTTGCATGAAGAGTATAGCGTTTATTTGGAGCTTGAAGATGAGATGAAAGAGCTTGATAAATTTGAAAAAGAGCTAGCAAATAGCCAAAATGAAGCCAAACAAAAGAGTAAATCTGGCGCAAAACTAAGCTACAAACAAACGCAAATTTTAAACACATATCCAGATAAAATTTCAGCTCTTGAAGCAAGAGTAGCCGAGCTAAACGAGGGGCTTAGTGATCCTAAAATTTATCAAGAAGTGGGGCTTACTAAGCTTTATGAAGAGCTAGAAAGTGCAAAAGCCGAGCTTGAAAGCCTAGAAAATGAGTATTTTGAAGTGCTTGAGATCGCCGAGGAGCTAGAGTAG